A single Seriola aureovittata isolate HTS-2021-v1 ecotype China chromosome 19, ASM2101889v1, whole genome shotgun sequence DNA region contains:
- the rsph9 gene encoding radial spoke head protein 9 homolog isoform X1 produces the protein MDSNSLYYSLELVAGSGCTLNVEQRTALQTSLVILKKNYKFHRVLFWGKILGLKDHYFIAQGRGEDEMKDKKNLYSFNCIDWFLLPPATESMIDEVSRAAKTRFIGDPSYVYEHLEIRRRGGDEAEEEEVWTKVSEESRLAVTVHKIDEEVSVVPRGAFVKSPHGLVQINRSFGGLSHSEAGKLDNFLHFSEPKNLRKKSILEMGKLNPAIDFLDVLSDDIPKGSWSLQFECASKVRVLRSVLWLGLTFYHVPMTPQHGYIYIGDGTKNLDLPFML, from the exons ATGGACTCAAACTCGTTATACTATTCCTTGGAACTCGTTGCCGGCAGTGGATGTACCTTAAATGTTGAGCAAAGAACCGCCCTACAGACTTCCTTggtgatactgaagaaaaactacaaattCCATCGAGTCTTGTTTTGGGGCAAAATATTGGGATTAAAGGATCATTACTTTATTGCtcaggggagaggagaagatgagATGAAGGATAAAAAGAATCTGTATAG CTTCAACTGCATAGACTGGTTCCTGCTGCCCCCTGCCACAGAGTCTATGATTGATGAAGTGTCCAGAGCTGCCAAGACTCGCTTCATAGGAGACCCCTCATATGTGTATGAGCATCTTGAGATCCGCAGGCGAGGAGGAGATGaggctgaagaggaagaggtatGG ACCAAAGTCAGCGAGGAGAGCAGGCTGGCAGTGACAGTTCATAAGATCGATGAGGAAGTGTCTGTGGTACCACGTGGTGCTTTCGTCAAGAGTCCACATGGCCTTGTCCAGATCAACCGCAGCTTTGGCG GTCTGTCTCACTCAGAAGCAGGGAAGCTCGACAATTTCCTTCACTTCAGCGAACCAAAGAATCTGAGGAAGAAATCCATCCTGGAGATGGGTAAATTGAACCCAGCTATTGACTTCCTGGATGTACTGAGTGATGACATTCCTAAAG GATCATGGAGTCTCCAGTTTGAATGTGCCAGCAAAGTGCGTGTGCTTCGCAGTGTGTTGTGGCTCGGCCTGACCTTCTACCATGTGCCAATGACACCACAGCACGGATACATCTACATCGGTGATGGGACCAAGAATTTGGACCTTCCCTTCATGCTATAG
- the mrps18a gene encoding 39S ribosomal protein S18a, mitochondrial, with amino-acid sequence MAARNVLRSVWTSFAGLKLAGTGTSASALQRINVPQLSALTIQSRGIRQVVEKQEGKAIIVEGQIVDIPPGPQPPNPSAKCPIYRWNLQHKYNYTDVLLLSQFIRSDGGMLPRRITGLCPEEHRKIAICVQMAHRAGLLPDHKPKLPEGHVPKRPKPQLNRYLTRWSITSVKPIYKTGLKWCKKRMSVGDPVLKNNVRYGVKSLYMKH; translated from the exons ATGGCGGCCCGCAATGTGTTGAGGTCTGTTTGGACCTCATTTGCGGGCTTAAAATTAGCCGGTACAGGGACCAGCGCGAGTGCCCTTCAAAGGATAAATGTTCCCCAGCTGTCTGCTTTAACCATCCAGAGTAGAGGGATCCGCCAAG TTGTGGAGAAGCAAGAGGGTAAAGCAATAATT GTTGAGGGACAAATCGTGGACATTCCACCAGGACCACAACCTCCAAACCCTTCAGCTAAATGTCCCATCTACAGGTGGAACCTGCAGCACAAATACAATTACACG GATGTCTTGTTGCTCAGTCAGTTCATCAGGTCAGATGGAGGGATGTTGCCAAGGAGAATCACTGGTCTCTGCCCAGAGGAACATCGCAAGATTGCCATCTGTGTGCAGATGGCTCACAGAGCAG GTCTCCTCCCTGACCACAAACCCAAACTTCCAGAGGGCCATGTCCCGAAGAGGCCCAAGCCACAACTTAACAG ATACCTGACTCGCTGGTCCATTACATCAGTGAAACCCATCTATAAAACTGGACTGAAGTGGTGTAAGAAGCGCATGTCAGTTGGCGACCCAGTACTAAAGAACAATGTGCGTTACGGTGTCAAGTCCCTTTACATGAAACACTGA
- the rsph9 gene encoding radial spoke head protein 9 homolog isoform X2 yields MDSNSLYYSLELVAGSGCTLNVEQRTALQTSLVILKKNYKFHRVLFWGKILGLKDHYFIAQGRGEDEMKDKKNLYSFNCIDWFLLPPATESMIDEVSRAAKTRFIGDPSYVYEHLEIRRRGGDEAEEEEVWTKVSEESRLAVTVHKIDEEVSVVPRGAFVKSPHGLVQINRSFGGLSHSEAGKLDNFLHFSEPKNLRKKSILEMGSWSLQFECASKVRVLRSVLWLGLTFYHVPMTPQHGYIYIGDGTKNLDLPFML; encoded by the exons ATGGACTCAAACTCGTTATACTATTCCTTGGAACTCGTTGCCGGCAGTGGATGTACCTTAAATGTTGAGCAAAGAACCGCCCTACAGACTTCCTTggtgatactgaagaaaaactacaaattCCATCGAGTCTTGTTTTGGGGCAAAATATTGGGATTAAAGGATCATTACTTTATTGCtcaggggagaggagaagatgagATGAAGGATAAAAAGAATCTGTATAG CTTCAACTGCATAGACTGGTTCCTGCTGCCCCCTGCCACAGAGTCTATGATTGATGAAGTGTCCAGAGCTGCCAAGACTCGCTTCATAGGAGACCCCTCATATGTGTATGAGCATCTTGAGATCCGCAGGCGAGGAGGAGATGaggctgaagaggaagaggtatGG ACCAAAGTCAGCGAGGAGAGCAGGCTGGCAGTGACAGTTCATAAGATCGATGAGGAAGTGTCTGTGGTACCACGTGGTGCTTTCGTCAAGAGTCCACATGGCCTTGTCCAGATCAACCGCAGCTTTGGCG GTCTGTCTCACTCAGAAGCAGGGAAGCTCGACAATTTCCTTCACTTCAGCGAACCAAAGAATCTGAGGAAGAAATCCATCCTGGAGATGG GATCATGGAGTCTCCAGTTTGAATGTGCCAGCAAAGTGCGTGTGCTTCGCAGTGTGTTGTGGCTCGGCCTGACCTTCTACCATGTGCCAATGACACCACAGCACGGATACATCTACATCGGTGATGGGACCAAGAATTTGGACCTTCCCTTCATGCTATAG